One segment of Macrotis lagotis isolate mMagLag1 chromosome 1, bilby.v1.9.chrom.fasta, whole genome shotgun sequence DNA contains the following:
- the LOC141509790 gene encoding small ribosomal subunit protein uS8-like: MVYMNVLADAFKSINKVEKRGKCQVLIRPCSKVIVQFLTVMMKHGYIGKFEIIDDHRAGKIVVNLMGRLNKCGVISPRFDVQLKDVEKWQNNLLPSRQFGFIVLTTSAGIMDHEEARRKHTGGKILGFFF; this comes from the coding sequence ATGGTGTACATGAATGTCCTGGCAGATGCTTTCAAAAGCATCAACAAGGTAGAAAAGCGAGGAAAATGCCAGGTTCTCATTAGGCCATGCTCTAAAGTAATAGTCCAGTTCTTAACTGTGATGATGAAGCATGGTTACATTGGCAAATTTGAGATTATTGATGATCATAGAGCAGGAAAAATTGTTGTGAACCTCATGGGCAGATTAAACAAGTGTGGCGTAATCAGCCCCAGATTTGATGTTCAATTGAAAGATGTGGAAAAGTGGCAGAATAATCTGCTACCATCCCGTCAGTTTGGGTTCATTGTGCTTACAACCTCAGCTGGCATCATGGACCATGAGGAAGCAAGACGAAAACACACGGGAGGAAAAATCCTGGGATTCTTTTTCTAA